The following are encoded together in the Proteiniphilum saccharofermentans genome:
- a CDS encoding ATP-dependent helicase: MQKTEKNSDSGLLSHLNEAQRAAVAFCDGPSLVIAGAGSGKTRVLTYKIAYLLEQGLPPYYILALTFTNKAAREMKSRIADLVGEKRARRLWMGTFHSIFARILRSEAEAIGFQSNFTIFDSSDSNNLVRLIIKEMELDDKQYRPGVVHGQISRAKNSLITPAMYAANTEIIQYDRMAKRPQLFEIYQRYQSRLRSGNSMDFDDLLMYTNILFRDHKEVLEKYRNQFQYILVDEYQDTNFAQHLIVKQLADAHHRVCVVGDDAQSIYSFRGANIDNILKFKSNFPGTQIFKLEQNYRSTRNIVNAANSLIKKNSEQIFKNVFSENEEGEKIEIRSAFSDFEEALIVSNKIARMRLEKYAGYNDFAILYRTNAQSRAFEEALRKNNIPYRIYGGLSFYQRKEIKDIISYFRLIVNPNDEEAFRRIINYPTRGIGAVTVAKITSTAQRHNVSLWQVVTAPLEYNLDVNTGTAKKLEGFYSLIQGFIDKNETMNAFELAQEIIKNSGIAKEAYDDMTPEGMSRAQNMQELLNAMNEFVETQQEQGEENIRLADFLSEVSLLTDQDTDNEADNERVTLMTVHSAKGLEFDHVFVVGLEEDLFPSAMAKSEIRGLEEERRLFYVAITRAKKSCTITYAKSRFRNGQTNPATPSRFLKDIDSSYIEGGENDFITRTAPADDFWGSMREQRLQNTMSNHTITPKRVVPVQRVASSTPLSKEAQELEVGHIIEHERFGRGVVTSIEMSGNDRRAFVEFESAGKKQLLLKFAKFSIVE, from the coding sequence ATGCAGAAAACCGAAAAAAATAGTGACTCCGGCTTGCTCAGCCACCTGAACGAAGCACAACGGGCTGCCGTAGCATTTTGTGACGGACCTTCACTTGTGATTGCCGGTGCAGGATCGGGAAAAACACGGGTACTCACTTATAAGATCGCCTACCTCCTGGAGCAGGGACTTCCCCCTTATTACATCCTGGCGCTCACCTTTACCAACAAGGCGGCACGCGAGATGAAATCGCGTATTGCCGATCTGGTGGGAGAAAAAAGGGCCCGGCGGCTCTGGATGGGGACCTTCCACTCCATCTTTGCTCGTATACTACGGAGTGAAGCGGAAGCGATCGGTTTTCAGTCGAATTTCACCATCTTCGACTCATCTGACTCCAACAATTTAGTAAGGCTGATCATCAAAGAGATGGAGCTGGATGACAAACAGTACAGGCCGGGGGTGGTGCATGGACAGATATCGAGGGCAAAGAACAGCCTGATCACACCAGCCATGTACGCAGCTAACACCGAAATTATACAGTACGACCGGATGGCGAAAAGGCCACAGCTCTTCGAGATTTATCAACGCTACCAGAGCAGACTCCGCTCGGGCAACAGCATGGATTTCGACGATCTGCTGATGTATACCAATATATTGTTTCGCGACCACAAGGAAGTACTGGAAAAATACAGGAACCAATTCCAGTATATATTAGTAGATGAATACCAGGATACCAATTTTGCCCAACACCTTATTGTGAAGCAATTGGCTGATGCACATCACCGTGTATGCGTGGTGGGTGACGATGCACAAAGCATCTACTCATTCAGGGGTGCCAATATCGACAATATCCTGAAATTCAAATCGAATTTTCCTGGTACACAAATATTCAAATTGGAACAAAACTACCGTTCCACCCGGAATATCGTGAATGCGGCCAACAGCCTGATCAAAAAAAACAGTGAGCAGATATTCAAAAATGTGTTCTCCGAGAATGAAGAGGGTGAGAAGATCGAGATAAGGAGCGCTTTTTCCGATTTTGAGGAAGCACTGATCGTCTCCAACAAAATCGCCCGGATGCGGCTCGAAAAATATGCCGGCTACAACGACTTCGCTATCCTTTATCGTACCAACGCCCAATCGCGTGCCTTTGAAGAGGCGCTTAGAAAGAATAATATTCCCTACAGGATATACGGGGGACTGTCGTTCTATCAACGCAAGGAGATCAAGGATATCATCAGTTATTTCCGGCTGATCGTCAATCCGAACGACGAAGAAGCTTTCCGCCGTATCATCAATTACCCGACCAGAGGTATCGGTGCTGTAACTGTCGCCAAGATCACTTCTACCGCACAACGCCACAACGTCAGTCTCTGGCAGGTGGTTACCGCTCCACTGGAATATAATCTGGATGTAAACACGGGTACGGCAAAGAAATTGGAAGGTTTTTATTCCCTGATACAGGGTTTTATCGATAAAAACGAAACGATGAACGCCTTCGAACTGGCACAGGAGATAATTAAAAACAGCGGAATCGCCAAAGAAGCTTATGACGACATGACCCCCGAAGGGATGAGCCGTGCACAGAATATGCAGGAGTTGCTTAATGCGATGAACGAATTCGTGGAAACGCAACAGGAGCAGGGTGAAGAAAATATCCGCCTGGCAGACTTCCTCTCAGAAGTGTCATTACTCACCGATCAGGACACTGACAATGAAGCCGATAACGAGAGGGTAACACTGATGACGGTCCACTCTGCCAAAGGGCTGGAATTTGACCACGTATTCGTGGTGGGACTGGAAGAAGATCTCTTTCCTTCTGCTATGGCGAAATCGGAAATACGGGGCCTGGAAGAGGAACGTCGCCTTTTTTATGTGGCGATCACCCGCGCAAAGAAAAGCTGTACTATTACCTACGCGAAAAGCCGCTTCAGGAATGGACAGACTAATCCCGCCACACCAAGCCGCTTCCTGAAAGACATTGACTCCTCCTATATTGAAGGTGGGGAAAATGACTTTATTACCAGGACGGCCCCGGCAGATGATTTCTGGGGATCTATGCGGGAGCAGCGATTACAGAATACCATGAGCAATCACACCATTACTCCAAAGCGAGTGGTACCCGTTCAACGAGTCGCTTCCTCCACTCCCTTATCGAAAGAGGCACAAGAATTGGAAGTCGGACATATAATAGAACATGAGCGATTTGGACGCGGTGTGGTGACTTCCATCGAGATGAGCGGCAACGATCGACGTGCATTTGTAGAGTTCGAGTCCGCCGGTAAGAAACAACTGTTACTCAAATTTGCCAAATTCTCGATTGTTGAGTAA
- the odhB gene encoding 2-oxoglutarate dehydrogenase complex dihydrolipoyllysine-residue succinyltransferase produces MAIIEIKIPSPGESITHVELSRWLVEEGAFVQKDTEIAELESEKATLMLMAEESGKISLKATEGESIEVGAVACTIDTSVQPEESVAPAADDKTSLEQPSASGQSSEKADITQTASQDGKKTSVPSVEESTATGISTAKTAIEPSESQTDYDKIKITPLAKKVMIENGLSVEDVINGLRRLKREDVEAVLGAASDRIGTNGLKRPVTRESKSERMSSLRRKLSERLVSVKNETAMLTTFNEVDMKPIMDLRKKYQTQFVEKHGIKLGIMSFFLKACSVALREFPNVNAMLDGENMITYGYADISVAVSTPKGLMVPVIRNVESLGLAEIERALEELAAKARSGKISIPEMSGGTFTVTNGGIFGSMMSTPLINPPQSAILGMHNIQERPVAIDGQVVIRPMMYVALSYDHRVIDGKESVGFLVRVKQLLEKPTDILFGGSSGEKALLGV; encoded by the coding sequence ATGGCAATTATAGAAATAAAAATACCAAGTCCCGGAGAATCCATTACGCACGTGGAGCTTTCCCGCTGGTTGGTAGAAGAGGGTGCCTTCGTGCAAAAAGATACTGAAATAGCGGAATTGGAATCGGAAAAAGCTACGCTGATGCTGATGGCCGAAGAGAGCGGGAAAATATCACTCAAAGCTACGGAGGGAGAATCGATAGAGGTGGGTGCTGTGGCCTGTACCATAGATACCTCGGTACAACCGGAAGAGTCTGTAGCGCCGGCAGCAGATGATAAGACATCCTTGGAACAGCCTTCCGCTTCGGGGCAATCCTCTGAGAAAGCAGATATAACACAAACGGCATCGCAGGACGGAAAAAAAACTTCTGTTCCGTCGGTAGAAGAATCTACCGCAACAGGTATCTCTACGGCGAAAACTGCCATTGAGCCATCTGAATCCCAAACTGATTATGACAAAATAAAGATCACCCCTCTGGCAAAAAAAGTGATGATAGAGAACGGGTTGTCGGTAGAGGATGTGATCAACGGTTTGAGGAGATTAAAGCGTGAGGATGTGGAGGCTGTACTGGGTGCAGCATCGGACAGAATTGGTACGAATGGACTGAAGCGTCCGGTCACCCGGGAATCCAAAAGTGAACGGATGAGCTCACTCCGGCGGAAGTTGAGCGAGCGTTTGGTATCGGTGAAGAACGAGACAGCCATGCTGACCACTTTTAATGAGGTAGACATGAAGCCTATTATGGATTTGCGGAAGAAATACCAGACCCAGTTTGTGGAGAAACATGGTATCAAGCTGGGTATCATGTCTTTTTTCCTGAAAGCCTGCTCAGTAGCTCTACGCGAGTTTCCCAATGTAAATGCCATGCTCGACGGTGAGAATATGATTACTTACGGTTATGCCGATATTTCGGTTGCAGTGAGTACACCCAAAGGATTGATGGTACCTGTCATCCGCAATGTAGAAAGCCTGGGATTGGCAGAAATAGAGCGTGCGCTTGAGGAACTTGCAGCAAAGGCGCGGAGCGGCAAGATCTCCATCCCCGAAATGAGTGGCGGCACGTTCACCGTGACTAATGGTGGTATATTCGGCTCCATGATGTCCACACCTCTTATCAATCCCCCTCAGTCTGCCATACTGGGTATGCACAATATCCAGGAGCGTCCGGTAGCCATAGACGGTCAGGTAGTAATCCGTCCTATGATGTATGTGGCATTATCGTACGACCATCGTGTGATTGATGGCAAGGAGTCGGTCGGTTTTCTGGTCAGGGTTAAACAATTGCTGGAAAAACCGACTGATATACTGTTCGGAGGAAGTAGCGGGGAGAAGGCATTACTTGGAGTCTGA
- a CDS encoding 2-oxoglutarate dehydrogenase E1 component yields MNAKDEMNAVDLEAIEDLYRKYKADPESVDESFRYFFQGFDLAITRFPVKPGESSVSVENSRKELAVMKLITGYRRRGHLFTKTNPVRTRRSYFPTLDIENFDLTESDLDRHFEAGHEVGGMGKATLREIIARLEKTYCKSIGVEYRYMTKPEIVRWLQDKMEDSENRDVLSREARLRILDRLIEASGFEDYLHKKFVGQKRFSLEGSESIIPALDAVMSRGGAYDVNEIVIGMAHRGRLNVLTNLMKKPYAQVFREFNAQNYDEEIKYGDVKYHLGYNSTIEYEGRTITLSLTPNPSHLEAVGPVVQGIARAMLENVHNYDYDQVLPILIHGDAAIAGQGVVYETIQFSKLEGYKTGGTIHIVINNQVGFTTNYLEARSSTYCTDVAKVTHSPVFHVNGDDIEAMVYVAKLALEFRQKFNIDVFIDLLSYRKYGHNEGDEPRFTQPKLYDIIAKHKNPRDIYAEKLIAEDVITRQEFEAKVSGFHRRLEEAYEESLKSNKLNLQPFFPKRYKNIRYPEAADFEKSVDTAISKELFIELAKDITKLPEDKKFFNKTRRLFAQRAAMIEQDSYDWAMGELMAYASLAKENHSVRLSGQDSERGTFSHRHAEVITEDGEEKYFPLKTLGEGQAPVRVYNSPLNEYGILGFEYGYSLAHPEGLTIWEAQFGDFYNVGQVIVDQYISAAQEKWGIRSGLVMFLPHGYEGQGAEHSSGRIERFLSLCANYNLQVVNCTTPANFFHVLRRQLHRDIRLPLIVFTPKSLLRHPECTSSLADFTEGGFMEVIEDKSIKDLSKVRRVLLCSGKIYYELNAVRQERKINDISILRVEQLYPFPEKQIREILQRYPANMELVWVQEEPFNMGAALFVKQQMDDCTLEILSRPASGVTAEGLSAQHKMQQAIILDEAFS; encoded by the coding sequence ATGAATGCCAAAGATGAGATGAATGCAGTGGATCTGGAAGCCATAGAGGATTTATATAGAAAATATAAGGCAGATCCCGAAAGTGTGGATGAGAGTTTTCGTTATTTCTTTCAGGGGTTTGACTTAGCCATTACCCGTTTTCCGGTAAAGCCGGGAGAGAGTAGTGTCTCGGTAGAAAACTCCCGGAAAGAGTTGGCGGTAATGAAATTGATTACCGGTTACAGGCGAAGAGGCCATCTTTTTACCAAGACCAATCCGGTACGTACGCGCCGGAGTTATTTCCCGACTCTTGACATCGAGAATTTTGATCTTACCGAAAGTGATCTCGACAGGCACTTTGAGGCCGGGCATGAGGTGGGGGGTATGGGAAAGGCCACACTGAGGGAGATTATCGCCCGTCTCGAAAAGACCTATTGTAAATCGATCGGAGTGGAATACCGTTATATGACCAAGCCGGAGATTGTTCGATGGTTGCAGGACAAAATGGAGGACTCCGAAAACCGGGATGTACTGTCCCGGGAAGCGAGGCTGCGGATCCTTGACCGGCTTATCGAGGCATCAGGCTTCGAGGATTACCTTCACAAAAAGTTTGTAGGACAAAAGCGGTTTTCTTTGGAAGGATCAGAGTCCATCATACCGGCGCTGGATGCCGTAATGTCGCGTGGTGGCGCTTACGATGTGAATGAGATCGTGATAGGTATGGCGCATCGCGGACGGTTGAATGTCCTTACCAATCTGATGAAAAAGCCTTATGCACAGGTCTTCCGCGAATTCAATGCCCAAAATTACGATGAGGAAATTAAATACGGTGATGTAAAATACCATCTTGGATATAACAGTACGATCGAGTATGAAGGACGTACTATCACGCTTAGCCTTACTCCTAATCCTTCTCATCTTGAAGCGGTAGGACCCGTAGTACAGGGTATTGCCAGGGCGATGCTGGAAAACGTGCACAATTATGATTATGATCAGGTCTTGCCGATCCTTATTCATGGCGATGCGGCTATCGCGGGACAGGGTGTTGTTTACGAGACCATTCAGTTTTCAAAACTCGAAGGTTACAAAACAGGAGGTACTATCCATATTGTGATTAACAATCAGGTGGGATTTACCACTAATTATTTGGAGGCACGATCCAGTACCTATTGTACCGATGTGGCAAAGGTGACCCATTCACCCGTATTCCATGTGAACGGAGACGATATAGAGGCGATGGTATATGTAGCCAAGCTGGCGTTGGAATTTCGTCAGAAGTTCAATATCGATGTTTTTATCGATCTGCTCTCTTACCGAAAATACGGTCATAACGAAGGGGATGAGCCACGTTTTACACAGCCAAAACTCTACGATATCATTGCCAAACATAAAAATCCGCGTGATATCTATGCGGAAAAACTGATTGCTGAAGATGTCATTACCCGACAGGAGTTTGAAGCAAAAGTATCCGGATTTCACCGGCGATTAGAGGAGGCTTACGAAGAATCGCTCAAATCCAATAAACTAAACCTTCAGCCCTTTTTCCCGAAAAGATATAAAAACATACGTTATCCGGAGGCTGCGGATTTTGAAAAGAGTGTGGATACGGCCATTTCAAAAGAGTTGTTCATAGAATTGGCAAAAGATATTACAAAGCTGCCGGAGGATAAAAAATTCTTCAACAAGACCCGGCGCCTGTTCGCACAGAGGGCAGCCATGATCGAACAGGATAGTTACGATTGGGCGATGGGTGAACTGATGGCATATGCTTCATTAGCGAAAGAAAACCATTCGGTAAGGCTGAGCGGCCAGGACTCCGAGCGGGGTACGTTTTCGCATCGCCACGCTGAGGTAATCACCGAAGACGGTGAAGAGAAATACTTTCCCCTGAAAACCCTGGGTGAGGGACAGGCGCCTGTACGGGTCTATAATTCGCCCCTCAATGAGTATGGTATACTGGGTTTTGAGTATGGTTATTCACTGGCTCATCCCGAAGGGCTTACCATCTGGGAAGCACAGTTTGGTGACTTCTACAATGTAGGGCAGGTGATCGTGGATCAGTATATCTCAGCCGCACAGGAGAAATGGGGTATAAGGTCCGGGCTGGTGATGTTTCTTCCGCACGGCTACGAAGGGCAGGGAGCGGAACATTCGAGTGGACGGATAGAGCGCTTTCTAAGCCTTTGCGCTAACTATAACTTACAAGTGGTAAACTGTACTACTCCCGCCAACTTTTTCCATGTGCTTCGCAGGCAGTTGCACCGCGATATCCGTCTTCCTCTGATCGTCTTTACACCCAAGAGCCTCCTGCGTCACCCTGAGTGTACTTCTTCCCTTGCCGATTTCACCGAAGGTGGATTTATGGAAGTGATAGAAGACAAGTCCATAAAAGATCTGTCGAAAGTGAGAAGAGTGCTGCTTTGTAGTGGTAAGATCTATTACGAACTCAATGCAGTGCGGCAAGAGAGAAAAATAAACGATATCTCCATTCTGCGTGTGGAGCAGCTCTATCCCTTCCCGGAAAAGCAGATCAGGGAGATATTACAGCGCTATCCTGCAAATATGGAGCTTGTGTGGGTACAGGAGGAACCATTCAATATGGGTGCAGCCCTTTTTGTAAAACAGCAAATGGATGATTGTACCTTGGAGATTCTCAGCCGTCCCGCCAGTGGTGTTACGGCAGAAGGTTTGTCGGCACAACATAAAATGCAGCAGGCAATTATTCTGGATGAAGCATTTAGCTAA
- a CDS encoding diphosphate--fructose-6-phosphate 1-phosphotransferase: MTKSALQIARASYVPKMPEGLKGNVDIREGAATQSVLDQEEIQKLFPNTYGMPVVQFIQAAGEPGVSEPVNVGVILSGGQAPGGHNVIAGIFDGIKRLHSDSKLYGFILGPDGLVKHTYKELTADIIDEYRNTGGFDIIGSGRTKLETKEQFDKGLEILKKLDIKALVIIGGDDSNTNACVLAEYYASINAGVQVIGCPKTIDGDLKNEQIETSFGFDTACKVYSELIGNIQRDCNSARKYWHFIKVMGRSASHIALECALQTQPNICLISEEVAAKEQSLDDIIDYIAGVITQRAEKGLNFGTVIIPEGLIEFIPAMKKLIHELNDFLAHNQEEFNLVRRSGQRDYIISKLSKENADIYASLPETVARQLTLDRDPHGNVQVSLIETEKLLAEMVKKRLDAWTKEGRYKGKFSSITHFFGYEGRCAAPSNYDTDYCYSLGYTASMLIAAGKTGYMSSVRNTTAPAAEWIAGGVPITMMMNMERRHGEMKPVIQKALVELNGAPFKYFESQRDQWAVETDYVYPGPIQYFGPTEVCDQPSKTLQLEQKGNIE; the protein is encoded by the coding sequence ATGACAAAAAGTGCTTTACAAATTGCAAGGGCAAGTTATGTGCCCAAAATGCCCGAAGGTTTGAAGGGTAATGTGGACATCAGGGAAGGTGCTGCCACACAATCAGTACTTGATCAGGAAGAGATTCAAAAACTCTTCCCCAATACGTATGGGATGCCGGTTGTTCAATTTATACAAGCAGCCGGTGAACCCGGAGTATCGGAACCGGTAAATGTGGGAGTGATCCTTTCAGGCGGACAGGCTCCCGGAGGGCACAATGTGATTGCCGGAATATTCGACGGCATTAAAAGGCTACACAGCGACAGCAAGCTATATGGTTTCATTCTGGGGCCTGACGGGCTGGTCAAGCACACATATAAGGAACTTACCGCCGACATCATTGATGAATATCGTAATACGGGAGGATTTGACATCATCGGCTCCGGACGCACAAAACTGGAGACAAAAGAGCAATTCGACAAAGGGCTCGAGATACTAAAAAAACTGGATATCAAAGCGCTGGTCATCATCGGGGGGGACGACTCCAATACCAACGCCTGCGTTTTGGCCGAATATTACGCATCAATCAACGCAGGTGTACAGGTGATCGGTTGTCCCAAGACCATCGATGGTGACTTGAAGAACGAGCAGATCGAGACCTCATTCGGTTTTGATACGGCTTGTAAAGTATATTCGGAGTTGATTGGCAATATCCAGCGCGACTGTAATTCAGCGCGCAAATACTGGCATTTCATCAAGGTAATGGGTCGTTCGGCATCGCACATCGCACTGGAATGTGCATTGCAAACACAACCCAATATATGCCTGATCTCGGAAGAGGTGGCCGCCAAAGAACAGTCGCTCGACGACATCATTGACTACATAGCCGGCGTGATCACCCAACGGGCGGAAAAAGGACTGAATTTCGGCACAGTGATCATACCCGAAGGATTGATCGAATTTATCCCGGCAATGAAGAAGTTGATCCATGAACTGAACGACTTTCTTGCACACAATCAGGAAGAGTTCAACCTGGTACGTCGTTCCGGACAACGCGATTACATTATCAGCAAGCTCTCAAAAGAAAATGCCGATATTTACGCCAGCCTTCCCGAAACGGTAGCACGCCAGCTCACGCTGGACCGTGACCCGCACGGCAACGTACAGGTATCGCTGATCGAAACCGAGAAGCTGCTTGCTGAAATGGTGAAAAAACGCCTTGACGCATGGACGAAAGAGGGTCGCTATAAAGGTAAATTCTCCAGCATCACCCATTTCTTCGGCTATGAGGGACGTTGTGCCGCTCCGTCGAACTATGATACCGATTATTGCTATTCACTCGGTTATACAGCCTCCATGCTGATTGCGGCAGGCAAGACCGGGTATATGTCATCGGTACGCAACACCACTGCTCCTGCCGCAGAATGGATCGCAGGCGGAGTGCCCATCACCATGATGATGAACATGGAACGTCGTCACGGAGAGATGAAACCGGTAATCCAGAAAGCATTGGTGGAACTGAATGGTGCCCCGTTCAAATATTTCGAAAGCCAACGTGACCAGTGGGCGGTTGAAACCGACTATGTATATCCCGGCCCTATCCAGTATTTCGGCCCGACCGAAGTATGTGACCAGCCAAGCAAAACATTGCAATTAGAACAGAAGGGCAACATCGAGTAA
- a CDS encoding peptidylprolyl isomerase, translating to MATLQKIRDKGTLLVIIIGLALLAFVLGDLLTSGTTLFGRAQDKAFVVNREVISTQQYADKITQFEEFQKMVSGQSSLDENVSSQIREVVYQQMVRDRLLGHQTGKLGLTVTKEELNDLVHGQSISPVLQQLPFFLDPQTGMFDRRALIEFINTVNIPSPNPQEQALVNQYKSLWLFIEEMIRTQRLEEKYISLLSNAVIVNDVEAKTAFEHSQRNADIEYAMKSYFTVPDSVVNVTDEEVKAFYNRHKSSFRMEAPLVKLSYFTKGITPSEEDYAEVEAESHKAFEELDNTANPAAIVADYSQTPYRDVFVSEHMLTPTQVEFVRSAAINEMYGPKREGDSFHIYKLIDKTVAPDSVHLRMMAIPDASMVGQDSVITHFVDSIYGAISGGTPFAEVANSLNPNSNGGDMGWAREIDLAGFSTELVKTAFNAPVGQPVKLSIPGQQLILQVEERTRPVNKYKLAIVDMPVLPSEKTSNNIDNELNQFVSTPDVEQKFNELASEKGYMVMPGITVSANDFTLAQIPGSRQVISWAANEKKVGAVKKFDLTNSRIIARVERVIPSGTTPLSEVSSGIRSQLVNEKKAEKIISDLKSQNLSSIDAYATAMNANTDTVRFVNFNTQNITGLGFEPALNAVSAFAPLNKVVGPMKGNMGVYVATVVNRTEGTDEYDADEQKNHILNNNAYRLQMQSVEVLKDKLGVEDNRFRFF from the coding sequence ATGGCTACTTTACAAAAGATTAGAGATAAAGGTACGCTCCTCGTCATTATAATCGGCTTGGCGTTGCTTGCCTTTGTGTTGGGAGATTTACTCACTTCCGGGACCACATTATTTGGAAGGGCGCAAGACAAGGCGTTTGTAGTTAACCGCGAGGTAATTTCAACTCAGCAATATGCCGATAAGATTACACAGTTCGAAGAATTCCAGAAGATGGTAAGCGGACAGTCGTCCCTCGATGAGAACGTATCATCACAGATACGCGAAGTGGTGTACCAGCAGATGGTACGCGATCGTTTGCTCGGTCATCAGACAGGAAAATTGGGCCTGACGGTGACCAAAGAAGAGCTGAATGATCTGGTGCATGGACAATCGATTTCACCGGTGTTGCAACAACTTCCGTTTTTCCTCGACCCGCAAACCGGTATGTTTGACAGGAGAGCTCTGATAGAGTTTATCAATACGGTAAACATCCCAAGTCCTAATCCTCAGGAACAGGCATTGGTGAACCAATACAAGAGTTTGTGGTTGTTCATCGAGGAGATGATCAGGACACAACGTCTGGAAGAAAAATATATATCTCTTCTTTCTAATGCGGTTATTGTGAATGATGTGGAGGCGAAAACAGCGTTCGAACACTCACAACGGAATGCCGATATAGAGTATGCGATGAAGAGCTACTTCACCGTTCCTGATTCTGTGGTAAATGTAACCGATGAAGAAGTAAAAGCGTTTTATAACAGACATAAGTCATCTTTCAGGATGGAAGCCCCTCTGGTGAAGCTCTCCTACTTTACCAAAGGAATTACACCCAGTGAAGAGGATTACGCCGAAGTGGAGGCCGAATCGCATAAAGCCTTTGAAGAGCTGGACAATACTGCCAATCCGGCGGCTATCGTAGCTGATTACTCCCAGACACCCTATCGTGACGTATTTGTAAGCGAACATATGCTGACTCCCACACAAGTGGAGTTCGTGCGCTCTGCGGCAATCAATGAGATGTATGGCCCAAAACGTGAAGGTGACTCATTTCATATTTACAAGTTGATCGATAAGACTGTCGCTCCCGACTCTGTACATCTGAGGATGATGGCTATTCCCGATGCTTCGATGGTGGGGCAGGATTCTGTCATCACCCATTTTGTGGACAGTATTTACGGGGCTATATCGGGAGGCACTCCTTTTGCGGAGGTTGCCAACAGCCTCAATCCCAACTCCAACGGTGGCGATATGGGATGGGCAAGGGAAATCGATCTTGCAGGATTCAGCACTGAACTGGTAAAAACCGCTTTTAATGCGCCTGTAGGTCAACCTGTTAAATTGTCTATCCCCGGACAGCAACTTATCCTTCAGGTGGAAGAGCGTACACGTCCGGTCAATAAATATAAACTGGCCATTGTGGATATGCCGGTGTTGCCGAGTGAAAAGACCTCGAACAATATCGATAACGAACTGAATCAGTTCGTATCCACCCCCGATGTGGAACAGAAATTTAATGAACTGGCTTCCGAAAAAGGATATATGGTGATGCCCGGCATCACTGTTTCTGCAAATGATTTCACATTAGCCCAGATTCCCGGTTCGCGTCAGGTAATCAGTTGGGCTGCCAATGAGAAGAAGGTAGGGGCCGTGAAGAAGTTCGACCTTACTAACTCACGTATCATCGCAAGGGTAGAAAGGGTGATACCGTCAGGCACGACGCCTTTGTCGGAAGTCTCTTCCGGTATCCGTTCCCAACTGGTGAACGAGAAGAAGGCTGAAAAGATCATTAGCGATCTGAAGTCACAGAACCTCTCCTCTATCGATGCCTATGCAACAGCGATGAACGCCAATACCGATACCGTCCGTTTTGTGAATTTCAATACCCAGAATATTACCGGATTGGGATTTGAACCGGCTTTGAATGCTGTTTCTGCATTTGCCCCACTTAATAAGGTCGTAGGTCCGATGAAGGGGAATATGGGTGTGTATGTGGCTACAGTAGTCAATCGTACCGAAGGAACGGACGAATATGATGCCGACGAACAGAAAAACCATATACTGAATAACAATGCTTATCGCTTGCAGATGCAATCGGTAGAGGTTTTGAAAGATAAACTGGGAGTAGAAGACAATCGTTTCAGATTCTTCTGA